The sequence GTGTTAGAGGCTTAAATGAGCTTAATTAAGAAATCAACCACTTTGTGGCAGTATTATTGatctttatatacatatatctgaCCAGAAACTTGAGTTACATCCAATCACTTAAGGAGCGATTAATAATTCAAGACTCCCTTCCCTTTTAGGCTTTATTATTGGAGATTATGATATTTAGGAAAGACAccttcaaaagaaattaaagggGGTTTGGGGTGGGAGAAGATTGTGTAGCTGGTCTAAGGATACCTAATTAACTATGTAAAACATTCAACATTTCCTATATCATATAGAGTTGGAAAAAGAGGGAGGGGGATCACTAATAGGGGTAAATGGAGAATTCCAATTGAGTAGCTCTTCAACCATTTGCATAGCAACTCTGTTTTCTTCATCCAATGGCTTACTAGTGCCAAGTTCAGAAATcccagaagaagatgaagaggatgAAGAACCAGAAGACCAAGAATTCATACTCTGATGAGGCTCCTCCTTCTTCCCAAGCTCAATTTTTGTTATCCAGTTAGAACCTGATTGTTTCCCTGATCTCTTTTGCCACACTCCAATATGAGAGTTGTCGTTATCGAGCCTCAGACAGGTTATGGAAGGTGCTGGATCCTTGCAACATTTCCTCAGCTTTGCATTGAGCACAGTGGACAGTGTTGATGAAGAAGATAAGGGGAATTTCTTCTCATTAACATTATTCTCCTTCACAATCGGGAAGTTTGTTTTTGCCACTTGACCATTCATCAAGATAGCTGCTTCATCATAGGCTCTTGCTGCTTCCTCTGCTGTCTCATATGTTCCTAGCCATATCCTTTTCTTCCTATAAACTGAAGTCTCTTATCATGTACATAAAGAAttggaaattcaagaaacattaaAGTGTACAAAAATTTTAAGATAGAGACCAGAGTTGACATTTTTATAGCATTAGCAAAGAAAGACTGTAGCAGCATTTTCATATACTGGAAATAACAATATACTCAAAGCAAAAGAATGTTGGAAAATTAATAAGTAGGAGTTCTGATGATATATGTACATTTTCAATGTACTTGTTGTTTTGTCAGTGGGGTGGGTTAGGGGGGTGAGGGGGAGAAGAACTTACAGAAGAGGATGGCGAATTTCAGAAACCCAAGAGCCCCACTGGCGTTGTCTGACACCTTTGAACTTCTTTGATTGTACCATGTTGTTCTTTGCCACAGATTATtaatataagaagaaaaaaaatctaaaaaaagaaGTTGCAGAAGTTCTGGTAAAGGGAGACAGAAATGAATGATGAAATGAAAGTTAGATGAGAAGAATTAAAGCCATCACACAGAGGGATGGTGTCGGTAGAGGAGGAGGAAGAGTTTGGTGATAGAATTTATAGAGAAGGTAGGTATGTCTACACAGTACACTGTACATTATGGTTCACTTTTTGGTCCAAATAATATTGATAACTCCGACTATATGAGTTTGCTCACATTGTCGGTCTCAATCTGAATAAAGGAGGAAAGTTACAGTAAGTTGACAGTTAGCGTAACACTAGTCAATTTATGACGAATTCTTACAATACATAATTTTATTAGATCGAGATAGGCTTAAATGAAGTGACCCAGACTGTGATGATTCATAATAGCCGACTCTAACTTGCTTGGGATTAACGTGTAGTTATAATAGTATGTATAGATGATTGAGGGgaagggggtgggggtggggttagGGAGAGTCGAGGGAGTTGGAGAGtgcaataaaagagttcacctgCTCATCTACTGACTGAAGCTTTTAGTCTTCATAACTGCATGGGAGTAAATGTGAAAGTAATACATAGGACAAAGTTTTTGCTAACCATTGAGTCTGGctttatttggaaaaaagagaaacgggcttcttcttttcttctcaatTCTCCATCTTTTCAAACTCTACTTAACTTCTAACTTTAACCACCAATTAATACTCACAATCATCTTTTTTAGAAAACCTAATACTTCCCTCTAGTATGGATGCAGCTTTCCATTTTTGACATTACTAAGGAATATTTTAAACTCCTAACTATATTTGGTTGGGCGATATGGTGAAATAAAGTAGGAAGGAAAAGGGATATTGGTGGTAAAGAATCCTGACTTTGATATTTGTCACAATATGGTCAAATTTTCATGCTTTCTGGGAATTATCAAATTAAAGATAAACAAGACAAGAAAACATTCAAGGGAAGTAGTGTGAACGAAAGAAGAAGATAGTGTCCCCTAAGCTCTGTTATTAGTTTATTATTACTCCATCTTATAAAGCTAATTCCATGGGATAATTATATGACATGAGAGCTGATAATCTTACATTGCTCGTCTTGCCCGAGATAAGTACAAATAGTACCATTGTTCGCACAGGAAATAATATCCACCACTCTGTGACCTtatctctttttcttgttttatttttgcaaTTACAGTGGGGGTCAGGGAAGGAAAATGGAGACCATAAGGATTGAACCCACACTAGTTATTTTGGAAATTTCCATCTCGATCATAAACAATGGTATGATCACTTGTACGTAATTTTTCTGTTTATAATGTAAGTCGTTCCCGTCAAAAGTAAGGTTATTCATACTCAATCTCTTCACTAGGGGCCGAGCTAGATTCAAAAAGTTAAGAAAATGTCTATAGCGAGACTCGAAGCAGCAACAATGGCTAAACATTATGTCCTATGGCCGCTGAGCTGAAATTGATATTGTATTAATGGGATTCAAAActtaatattttatacataactaaacaaattaactttacatacacagtgtaattttctgAATTTTCCAATGAAAGGTTCAGTTGCACCCTTGTAGTTCCGCCTCTGGTCTTCACTAGTCATTAAAGTTCAAAACTCAACTGTATTCTTCGGTTCTTCCCTCCCCGCACTTCATTACATATAGGTAACCAATAAAAAATTAATGGATTAGATTAAATGGGTTCCTGCTAGTGGTAACCCCATAAGCACCGCCAAATGATTCTCGTACACCCTAAAAAGTCAAACAGATAAGTATTTGCATGCACCCAAAAGAAAAAGCCAAATGTGCCAGAACAAAAAAACAAACTTAATTTATTGCTCCTCCTATACGATGAAGATAATGGGTTGGGGAGTTGGGCGACGGTGGCATTTTATACGTGAACCAAAATACAATTAAGAACACACAGTTCCCttaaaattcattttatttgtttCACTAATCTGTTGTGTAATCATATATCATAAACATGAATTATACAATATAAATTCACCTTCTAAAGTCGTATTTGAGTTACAAATCTCGTTCCTTTGTTCTTCTTACGATTCGTTCACATAGAACTTAGGAAGAAGAGTAAAAAATTTATCTATCGTTTTAGAAGGAAaagtcatgttttaaattaaatagaaagaaaaaccaacataaacaaaatatacactACTAAAAAGATGTCCTTTCCTGAAGGACAAAACTGATGGAGGTCCGTCAGTAAAAAGGGAATATCGTCACAAAATGGAGGGATATATAGTTTCTGTCAGAAGATATCTCGGAACAAAAACAACCAATGAACTCTCTCAAAATTCATCGATAGCGTTCGTtggttaattatttttttttattttaaaagtcggtattttgttttacaactgggggaaaaaattgaacaaaagcTGACTGAATAGTCCCTAGATTTTTATaaattatgaaaagaaatgcACAACACTTTGAAATGCACTAACTGTGAAACGAATCCAAGTCGGTATGACTTCCAACAATTTTACCACTAGACCACTTGTGCTCACTAATATAAGGCTCCTGCTTGTTTTATCTATAATCTTCAACTGTATTTTTGAATGAAACTAACTGCCAGATGTCTGTCGATCGGTTTtggttaaaaagaaaaaaaaaactgatggATTCCCCTcgggtttttattttaaaaatttgttttcatgcaATTTGGGTGAAATTAGCAGTTGGACGTCCGttgattttctttcaaaaaatattatGGTTTCCACGTAAATTTGTGCGAAATTAACTAAGTGTAATTGTGCGAAAATAACTGACGGACTTTCCTTTGgactttcaaaaataaattaattgatcGACTTTCCAATGATGTCTGTCATACGCCGACCACCTTAttgttttctctccaaaaacATGTCTTTTAGTACGTAGTGTTAACTCTTGTTTGAATTGTTGGAAACTTTATACACTCCACACAAGATCGCAAGTAAATCGTTAGACAGCAACATAAATTTTGAAGAATAGTAAGAGCACTTACCTTGGTCCATCATTATAAGAATCGATATTAGGAAGTCATGATCTTCTAAGTCTTATTACGTTCTTTATGATACTTCTCTTAATGGAGCAGAGAGGAAAAGAATCGGTAACAGACTTAGGGATCACAACCAATATATAATAGTGAGACACCTTTTCGGAAGAGACATAACTCTTCAAATGTAACCTTTCAGAACAGACTCTTCAGTTAtgaacccatcaattataattGAAAAGTTAATTAGGTTTGTACGCatataaaattcataccttataaaatacgaaaaagggccaaatatacccctgtactattggaaaagggccaaatatatccctcgttATATTTTGgagccaaatataccccttctgttatactttgggcccaaatatacccttcattttAACGAAATACACATGTCGTGTCATCATTCTATTGGCTTTTTTTTAACTATCTCCTaattaattcaaatttaatcTATAACCTGGCTAAAAGACCCATAACCCATAAGCGCCCCTTCTTTCAAAGAGAGGAGGACGGGTTATTCACATTTCATTTGATGGTCAGAGGCGAATTGAAAGTTAAGCAGTGGGAATTCTAAAGATTCCCGGGGTAAAAATAGAGAGATGTCTCTACGTTACCCATAATATGTGGAAGTATCGACGTAATTTCATAGAGTATTCGATTACGAATGCTACATGAAGAACATAAGCCGGATGATGGAACGGGAAGACCCGGGATGTAGAAGATCATAACATGAGTGATTCGACGATTTGgattcatatatatatccacCCATGTGGTACTTCATTCTACGATATGTATAAGATCCATCTCGTATAGATATCATCATCTACATCCGAGAAAGTCGTATGCTTTGGAAGAAGCTTGTACGATTTGGGAAGGGTTTTGATTGATTAAAGAAGAATCTACTTCAACCGATATGCCCTTAGGCACGACTATACATAATATAGAAATCACACTTGGAAAGGGTGGACAATTAGCTAGAGCAGCGGGTGCTGTAGCGAAATTGATTGCAAAAGAGGGGAAATCGGCCACATTAAAATATCCGAAAATTGAGGCAAGCTCCATCAACGGTAGCTGCTGATCACCCTCCGTCTTCGTCTCCGTCGTCGCTGATCGTCGGCGCTTTTTATAAAAACATGTATCTGAAAACACCATTTTGGAGCAAAGACTCCAACTCCGAATCTCAAATGGGATCTCCGCCGGCGGTGTCGGATCCAAAAATTGAGAGTTGTATTGAATCCATGGAAACTAAAACCTTAATTAGACCCAACACTAatccaaaaaagaaacaaacatcTCCGCTTCTAACCTTCCTTTTCCTCTTCACACTAATCCTCCTTTTCTTCCATGCCACTTCAGAAACTTCATTTCCCCTTCTCTTCTTCccctttccaaaaataaatcaATACCCATTATACCCCGACCCCCACAATGCAGTTCCACAAAGGGAAAGTTCCTGTCGTACTTGATCTTCAAGGTCTTCTCCATTCGCTGCAccctagtttttttttaattgaataaTTTTTCATTATATAAAAAGCTTCGATGACGTCATTGCTCGGCtcggatttggatttggtcaaatgatctgatagcgacgacgacggcgcgaggggaGACCCTCTTCTTGACCCTTTAGcaacaagaaattaattattatttatttaattaattaattaattaaaacttCCAGATCCTGACCCGTTAGTAACCCGGATCCGCGTGTCTGACCCGCGACTCGTTTCTTTCccggattaatttaaaatttcccTCCGTTTTTTTTAAACGAAATTTTTCTGAAAGGTTGCAAACCTTTTCTGAAAAGTTGCAAACCTTTTCCCAAACAGTGCTTCAATGGctatatatttttgttgatcCTCAGAATTTTTACTTACGAAATTTTCtgatattcttcttcttctttctccgcACTTCTTAAAAACTCTCGTGTGATATACTACCTTCGAGTGGTTCGTAGTCATCAGAATTTGTTGTACCGCTATTTTGGTGAGTAAATCGTTCTACACTGGGAGGAAAGATTTCAATACCTCTGGTacattgaggggaataatttccttaagcaCACACTGTGAATTCAGTGGGCTCGATTTGATTTTCCATATAATTTAACATACTGTTcatattatttttcagtttctGTTAATTTCATTTTCTACAGTTTTGCAGAAACTGGACAGATTCTGTTTTTTGTTTCAGAAATTATTCTATGTTATTGGTTCAAAGTATTTTTTACAATACAGAATTAataacaatcttaaggaaattagtgtttatatatttatattaatctATATTCTGTTTTGGAGACTAAAACCTTCTGGTTTTCCTCTATTGGAATTTTTGTAGTccaacttgaagaacataaaaactTCGTTGGATTATTAAAGTTCATAACAGTGAAGCGAtttgaagaacataaaaactTCATCGTGAAACAGATTctgaatcaatttgaaaaatatatatcttctCTGTTTACTGTTCTGTTTCATTTGCCATTTATTAAACAGTTTGTCAATTATTGACAGTGAAGAATGGAAACAGAAAGTGATGTTAATGCTCCTAATGGAACTGCGACTGTTGGTGCAACTGTTGGTACTACTGTTGATGCGACTGTTGGGGCGACAAATGTTGCGTCGTCAAGCCGTCCAAATGCTGCACACGCGATGGCACCGGCAGAGAAACTGGAGAAGTTTTCTGGTATCAACTTCAAAGGATGGCAGCAAAGAATGTTCTTCTGGCTGACCACTCTAGGCATGCAGAAGTTCACAAACAAAAATCCTCCTGTTACTGAAGAAGGAATGCCTGAAAACAAGCGCTTTATGATTACTGAGGCTTGGAAGcatgcaaatttttttttgttgcaaagGATACATCCTTAGTGCATTAGATGATGATCTGTATAAGGTCTACGATTCGCCAAAACTTCAAAAGAATCATGGCtttggaaaagaaatataaagCGAAGATGCATGCTTGAAAAAATTCGTGGTTGTCAAGTTTCTTGACTACAAGATGACGAATAGTAAAGCTGTTGGAACCCAAGTTCAAGAACTCCAAGTCCTTATCCATGACCTTATTCTTGAAGGTATGGTGATCACGAGGCATTTCAAGTTCTTCTTGTGATTGAGAAGTTGCCTCCTTCATGGAGAGACTTCAAGAACTATCTGAAACACAAGCGTAAGGAAATGTCGCTGGAAGATCTTGTGATTCGCTTGGATTGATGAAGATAATAAAGCTGCTAAAAAGAAGTTGCGTGGAAATTCAACGATTGTGGGAGCGAACATCGTTGAAGAAACTGCTCCaaagaataaaaaaaggaagaaacctTTTGGAAAGAGTAAGGAGCagaacaagaaaaaattcaagGGAAACTGCTATAATTGTGGGAAAGCTGGCCACAAAGCCCCAGATTGTCGTCTCCCAAAAAAGGACAAGAAAAAGAGATAAGCCAACATGGTGGAGAAGAATTATGACATTGACGATCTGTGCGCAATGCTCTCGGAATGTAAATTAGTTGTAAATCTGAAGGAGTAGTGGATTGAATCTGGAGCCACTCGACATGTTTGTGCTGTCAAAGAAACATTTTCTACTCACTCCACTGCTGGTCCCGAAGAAGAGCTTTCCATGGGAAATACTGCAACAGCCAAGATTGAGGGTTATGGGAAGATATTCCTGAAGATGACTTTCGGTAAGGTGGTGACGGTCAACAACGTTCTTCATGTTCCTACTATTAGGAAGAATTTAGTTTCTACTTCCCTACTTGTTAAGAATGGGTTCAAATGTGTTTATGTATCTGAGAAAGTAGTTATTAGCAAAAATGAAATGTACGTTGGAAAGGGCTACCTCACAGAGGGCCTTTTCAAACTAAATGTAATGGTTGTTGACAGTATTAATAAAGTTCCAGCTTCTTCTTATTTATTGGAGTCAAATGACTTATGGCATGTTTGTTTAGGACATGTCAATTACAAAACCTTgcaaaaattgattaatttagaAGTATTGCCAAAATTTGAGTGTAATAAATCAAAATGTGAAATCTGTGTTGAATCTAAGTTTGTTAAACATCTATATAAGTCTATGGATAGGAGTTCAAATCCTTTAGATTTAATCCACACAGACATATGTGATATGAAGTCAATACCATCTCGCGGTGGGAAAAAGtattttataacttttattgacgattgcactcgatattgttatgtgtatttgcttaatagtaaggatgaagcaattgatgcatttaagCAATACAAGAAAGAAGTGgaaaatcaattgaataaaaatataaaaatgattAGAAGTGATAGGATGGAGAATACGAATCTCCTTTTGCAGAGATATatttagaatatggaattattcat comes from Lycium ferocissimum isolate CSIRO_LF1 unplaced genomic scaffold, AGI_CSIRO_Lferr_CH_V1 ctg243, whole genome shotgun sequence and encodes:
- the LOC132043426 gene encoding ethylene-responsive transcription factor SHINE 3-like, whose translation is MVQSKKFKGVRQRQWGSWVSEIRHPLLKKRIWLGTYETAEEAARAYDEAAILMNGQVAKTNFPIVKENNVNEKKFPLSSSSTLSTVLNAKLRKCCKDPAPSITCLRLDNDNSHIGVWQKRSGKQSGSNWITKIELGKKEEPHQSMNSWSSGSSSSSSSSGISELGTSKPLDEENRVAMQMVEELLNWNSPFTPISDPPPSFSNSI